In the Carboxydothermus hydrogenoformans Z-2901 genome, TGGAATTATTGAAGAAGCCCAGTCTCAGGCAATTGCCAAAATCGTAACCGACCAGATAGGGGTTTACGACCGGGAAATTCTTTTTGGCCTCTTAAATCCCGGAGAGGCACTTTTCTTTGACGAAACGTTAAAAGATGGTTTCTTTACGGTTTTTGCAAGACTTAGCAGGCATCCCCAGGCTATCGCGGTGGATTTCTTAGAGAGTCAAAAAGAACGGGCGAAGATGGCGTTAGAGCTTTTATATGCACTAACGCCGGAAGATTCTCGCGGAATTCCTTTTTTCCTTGATGTCATCGATTCCAAGACTAAATTATCGAAAGAAGCGGTAGAGATACTCCTTGCTTCTTGTTTTGACCGAGAAATTTTAGAGTTATACTTACGGCCGCTTAGGGAAGAACGGTTACTTTAAAAGGAGAGGATCAAAGGTGCGGGTTGTTGGTGTTAGCACCCAGCAGTTTGTTTATCTTGCGTCGGAGAGAAAAAAGTTTTATGTTAATGAAATTTTAGTAATCGAAGACCCGGATTTGGGAAAATTACGGGGGGTAGTCATTGAAGCTAAAGCCATAAACCGCTATCTTCCCCTGTCCTTTGAGAAAGGAACGGTCCTTGACCAAAAAGTTTTTGATAGCTTAACCAGGCTTGGCTTTAATCTTGCCGATGAAGAAGTTAATATTGCTTACGTTCGCCTCCTGGATACGGCGGCCCTTCCGGTAAAAGTTGGTTCCCCGGCCAGGGTTCCGACTTTTCCCGAAGTAGCGGACCTGTTAGTACGCCAAACACCGGATAAAGGACTGATCTTAGGGGAGATTGCGGGAAGCGAAGCTTTAGGAACACTGCCGCCGGAATATTCTAACTTGTACTGTCTTCTTGAAAATACAGGGCCGGTAATGGGAAAAGGCGTTCCCTTTATTTTTGACTACCGCTCTATGGCTGATTACCCACATATAGGAATTTTTGGGGGTTCAGGCTCGGGTAAGTCGTTTGGATTAAGGGTCCTTTTGGAAGAATTAATGGCCAAGAAAATTCCCTGCCTCGTTTTTGATCCCCACGGGGAGATGGAGTTTTCCGAACCCTATCCGGGAATCCCCAAAGAAATTGCCCGGGATTACCGGGATAGATATCTTTCATTAAAAATTGGGGACGAAGTGGGGATTAGATTTTCGGAGCTTACCACTCCGGAACTGGTGAGTCTTTTAAATGCCATAAGCAGCATTAGCGAATCGATGGAAAGTGCCGTGGAAGCTTTATTTGAACCGGGAAAAGATAGTGAGGTTACCTTTGGGGAAAAAATCAAAGCATTACTGGAAGCTTTGGAAAATGAAAAATTATATAAAGGGCCCGTACCCGATTATTTGGAAGGAGAAACTTTAAAAAGACACCTGTTTGTCCGGGAAATTTATGAGAAATACGGCTACCGGGTAAACCAGTACCAGAGTTTAAAAGGTATTCTCTGGCGCTTTGAAAGTTTAAGAGCCAAAAATCTTTTTGCCAAATCGGTAGCGATTGCCCAGGAGGCTTTGCTTCAGCGAAAAACGGTAGTTATCCGGGGAAATTTGAGCTTACTTAAGATTTATTCTGCCTATCTTTTAAGAAAGCTGTACTATGCCCGGCGAAATTACGTGGATTTACGCACTTTCGGAGAAACCGGCGAATATTTTCCCCCGTTTTTTATCGTAACCGATGAAGCGCATAACTTTGCCCCTAAGGGAGAGAAAGAAACGCCTACCCGGAGAATATTGCGGGAAATTGCCCAGGAAGGACGAAAATACGGGGTATTCCTGACGTTAGCCACCCAGCGGCCGGCCCTTTTGGATGAAACTATTACCGCCCAGCTATCCACCAAGTTTATTTTCCGCACCGTTCGGGCTACCGATATCAGCACCATTCGGGAAGAAACGGATATTACCGGGGAAGAGGCAGCCAAACTTCCCTACCTGCCTTCGGGTTTAGCTTATATAAGCTCTGCCTGGATCGGGCGAACCGTACCGGTAAAAATTCGAGCCGCTCACACCAAGAGTCCGTATACGGAGAATCCTTTTGATGAGTTAGTCGAAAAGACATCAGTAGCTTCGGAAAAATTACTGGCAACATTAAAAAAATTTCTCCCCATTAGAACCACTTCGCTGAACGCCCTGTTACCGTATATTGGCGATGAGTTAGGGCGGGAAATCAGTTATGATGAAATTATCGCTTTTTTAAATGACCAGGTGGAACAGGGGGTTTTCGTAAAAATTGATCACGGTCCCTTTGGTTTCGAGTATGTTTTAAAGGAGTAGAGAAAATGCGTTTTTTATATATAACCGATACCCATTTTCGCGGGAATTCGCCCCAAAACCGGATGGATGATTTTCCCCAAACTTTAAGAAAAAAAATGGAGGAAGTGGTACAGGTAGCCCAGGACCTTCAGGTGGAGGCCGTTTTGCACGGTGGGGATTTGTTTGAAATTCCCAATCCTGCGGTAAACGTTGTTGGTGATGTGGTAAGATTTTTAAAAGCACTGGGGAAACCGTTTTACATTGTTCCCGGCAACCACGACCTTTTTGGCCAAAACCCGCAAACTTTAAACCGCACCATGCTGGGCTTGCTGGGTCAGGTAGGGCTTTTAAAAATTTTAGAACCGGGAGAAAAAGTTTTCTTTAAAAAAGACGGAATAAGCTTGCAGCTTACCGGGCAGGGTTATCACTTTGACCTCGATACCGAACGGGGGCGGGAAGGCTATCTGGTAAAAAATAAAGAAGCGGACCTTGCCATTCACATTGTCCACGGTATGCTTTTAGATCGGCCTTTTTTCCAGACGGTGGCGTATACCTTAATTGATGATATTAAAGAAACCGAAGCTGATTTAACCTTAACGGGTCATGCTCATCTTGGTTTTAACGAAATCGTCGTTAACAATAAAAAATTTATAAATCCCGGAGCATTAGTTAGAACCACGGTACTGCCGGCGGAAGTAAACCGTTGGCCGCAAATGGTCTTAATTGAAGCTGGGAAAGACGGAATTACTACTAAGTTTTTGCCCTTAAAAACAGCACTACCCGGGGAGCAGGTCTTAAATATTGAAAAGGCGACGGAAATGAAGTTACGGGAAGAACGGTTAGCCCGGATAATCAGCGAAGTAAGATCATCCGGGGATTTCCGCAGTTTAAAGCTGGAAAATATCCTGCGGGAAATTGCCCAAAAAGAACAGCTACCGGAAGAAGTCCGGGAAGAAGCTTTAAAAAGAATAGCTCAAGCGGAAATAGAAATGGCCCGGGAGGAGGTAGACGATGTACCTTGAAAAATTAATTCTGGTAAATTTTCAGTCCCATAAATATTCGGAATTTAATTTTGCACCGGGCTTAAATGTCATCGTTGGAGAATCGGACCGCGGGAAAACGGCGGTAATCCGGGCGCTGCGCTGGCTTTTTTACAACGAACCCAAAGGGAGCGAGTTTATCCGGGTAGGAGAAAGGGAAGCAAGGGTGACCGCCCATTTTTCTAACGGCTTAATTGTTTCCCGGGAAAGGAGCGACCGGAAAAACCGCTATGTTTTAATAAAACCCGGGGAAGCACCGGTAGTTTTCGAAAAGTTTGGTCAGGAGGTACCACCGGAAATTAGCGAAGTTTTGGGAGTGCAAAAAATCCGCCTGGATAAAGATTGGGAAGTAGCTTTGAATTTAAGTACCCAGTTAGAACCGCCTTTTTTACTTTTCGAATCGGCCACCCGTAAGGCCAAAGCTATCGGGCAGTTTCAAGGGGTGCATCTTTTGGATTACGCGGCGAAAAACGTATCCCGGGATATCCGGAACATCGATGAAGAGATACGTTATAAAAATACTGAAATTGCCGCATTAAAAGAAAAACTTGAGGAGTTTGCGGATTTGCCGCACCTTTCCGCAAGATTAAATAACTTAAAAACCAGAAAATTTATTGCCCAAAGTGTTATTGAACGCTTGAATAACTTAACCGCCCTTCGGGAAAATCTGGAACAGGTAAGGCAGAAAATTCAAGAAAATAGAGATATAGTTAAAAAATTTGGGGTGGTCTCGGTAGAAAAATTTTGGAAAATCGAAGCTTTGTATAAACGTTATCAGGAACTTTTAAAGTTAAAGGAAAGTTATACGGGAATTCTACAAAAGAAAAGAGAAGCTCTGGAAATTCTAAACCACACCACAGCGCTACCCAGGGCGAAAGAGTATTTAGAGGAAGCTATGGATACTTACTTTAAGCTAAAAACTTTACAGCAATTGGCGGAAAAACGGCAAAAGATTAGCGAACAGAAAAGAAAACTTCTGTATATAATCAGTATCTTAACTCCGGTGGAAGTTACCGCAAGGAAATACCAGGAGATATTGCCCGACTGCAAAAAACAGCAGGAGTTACTTGGTAAATACCAGGAGTTACAGAAACTTGGCAGGCATAAAACTTATTACGCGGGAATTATTTACAAATACCGGAAAATACCGGAATTGGCCCAAACTTTAAAAAATCTTGAAGAAAAATTAAAAAGGTATGAACAGTTAACGGTTCTCTTTCATAACCTTTCGGGGATACACCGGAGGAAAAAAGAGCAGGAAAGGGAACTTGAGAGAATTAAGCAGGAGGTAGTTAGCCTGCAAGATCAGTATAGAGAGGCGCTCCTGCAGGCCGGACGCTGCCCGACCTGTAATACACCTCTGGATGAAATAACCGTGCAAAAGATAATCTTTGGGGAGGTAGTGCGATGAATTTTGAAGAAAAGCTCAATCAATTAAAAAAGGGAATAGACACAGCCTTAAACCATAAAAACCGGGCGGAAGCCCTTTTAATGCACGTTCAGGAACAGGAAAAAGAACTCTTGCGGCAAATTGAAGAACTCGGGGTTGAGCCGGACAAATTGGAGGAAGAAATCAAGCGCCTGGAAGAAGAGCTGACCCGGCAAATTGCTGAAATGGAACGGGAAATTCCCTGGGACTTAATTGAAAAGTTAGAGGCGAAGGCCAAATGAGAGAAAAACTTTTACAGTTAGAGGAAGCGTTAAATCAATTAGAACAGTATTATCTTATTCGGAAGGGTCAAAAGGAGCAAATAGAAAAAGAACTTTTGGAAAAAGAAGAGAAGTTAAAAGAGCTTACCGCGGAGCGGGATAAACTCGAAAAAACCCGTTATCTCTTACTGGTGGCCGGGCAATACGCCCGGGAACAGGCGAAAAAATATCTGGAAGATATTGCTACAAGCACTCTGCAGTACGTGTTTGGCCCGGAAATAAGCCTGGAAATAGAACTTTCCGAGCGGGCCGGAGCCAATACTGCCGAGTTTTTTGTGGTATCCGATTACGGTAGCTTAAAAGTAAAAAACCGCCCGGAAGATGCCCGGGGCGGCGGAGTGGTGGACATCCTGTCCTTAGCTTTAAGAATATTTTTATTAAATGCCGTTGAACCAAAAATTAAAGGTCCCCTGCTTTTAGATGAACCGGGAAAACACGTATCGGAAGAGTTTGTAGGTTCTCTTGCCCTGTTTTTAAAAGAAACATCCCGCCATTTTAACCGGCAGGTAATAATGGTTACGCACAATCAAAACCTGGCGGGAATTGCCGATAAAGCGTTTTTAGTGGAGTTAAAAGAAGGGGTTTCGGAAGTAAGGGAGTTAAACCTTTAGGGGACAAACGGTATTTCTCCCTTTATTTTTTGCCTGGTAGAGCGCACTGTCGGCAGCTTTTAATACTTCCCGAAAAGATTTCCCATTTTGCGGGAAGTGTCCGATGCCAATACTTATGGTAAGGGAAAGTTCCAGATCGCGAGCCACGGAGTTTCGGATTCGTTCGGCTATTTGCCGTGCTTTTTCGGGAGAGGTTTCCGGTAAAAGGATAAGAAACTCTTCTCCCCCAAAACGAAAGACTTTATCCTGTTTCCTAACAGAGTTTTTGATTATACCGGCAATTTTTTTTAGTGCTTCATCTCCGGCTAAATGACCTAAAGAGTCGTTATACTGCTTAAAAAAATCAATGTCGGCCATTAAGATTGCGTATTCAAAATTTGACTGGCTTGTTTGCCGGTCAATTATTTTTGCTTCTTTTTCTAAAAAATGCCGGTTGTATAAGCCTGTGAGGTTGTCGGTATAGGAAAGATTTAAAAGCTCCCTTACTTCTTCTGCGGAATAGTTTTCCCTTTGGCTGGTTTTTTCCTTTAAATTTACTTTAATTAATACTTCCGTTAAGGCTATTGTTAAGAATGGTTTAAAAATACTTGTCAAATCAAAAGGGGTGTGATAAAAAATAGTAGAAAGTAGCATCCCGGTGAAAATAGCCGGGAAAAAGAGGACACTTTTTAAAGATAGGTTTAAAAGAAAAATTAAAGGGTAAGAAGCAAAATCGTTCCAGTTGAAGGTAAAATAAAGGGTACTTAAAAAGTAGGTCGCTGTCACCACCATTGGCTTACTTAAATACCTGTTTAGATGAGAATTATAGACAAAAATTAAGCCGGATAATGTCAATAGCAGCAAAATAAGAACCGGGGAGTTTACATTAAAGACCAATAATAAAAGCAAAATCAGCCCTTTTGTTAAATTTTGCTCCATCTTTTTCACCCAAACCTTAAACTAAAATACCAAAAATTTAATTCAATAAATTTCCAAAAATCCCTGCTAAAGTCAAGGCAAAAAATTCCAACAAATTCCGCTATAGACCCCAAGAAAATTGCAAAAAATATTTACGGAGGTAGAATTTAGTGTTTAAAATATCCGTTTCTACAACTTTTGACGCAGCTCATTTTTTAAAAGATTATGACGGAAAATGTGCCAATTTACATGGCCATACCTGGCGGGTTGAAGCAGAAGTGGAAGGGCAGACAACCAATGATTTGGGGCTTTTAATTGATTTTGGTATGATTAAAGATTATTTAAAAGATATAACTTCTCGCCTGGACCACAAGCTTTTAAATGACGTTTTGCAGGTTAATCCAACTGCCGAAAATATTGCCCGGTATATATTTAAAGAGTTAAAAGCAAAACTTATTGTCTATCCCGAAATAAAACTATGTTCTGTTAAAGTTTGGGAGTCTCCCAATAACGCTGCTACCTATATGGAGTGATGATATGGAAAAAGCAATTGTGTTACTTTCGGCGGGTCTTGATTCTACGGTTTCCCTTGCTTATGGAGTAAGAAATTTTCAGGTGGTGCTGGGCCTGACCTTTAATTACGGGCAAAAAGCTTCCCGGAAGGAAATCGAACACAGTAAAAAAATTTTGGATTATTACGGTATTCCCCAGGAAGTAATTGAACTACCGTTTTTAAAGAAGATTACCAAAACTTCTCTGGTGGCTGAAGATCAAGAAATACCTACTGGTATAGATTTGGAAAGTGCTGCTGCCGTTAAAACCTCAATGGAAAAAGTTTGGGTTCCCAATAGAAATGGTCTTTTTATTAATATCGCTGCCGCTTATGCCGAAAGTTTGGGAGCAAAATACATAATTACGGGATTTAATGCGGAAGAAGCAAAAACTTTTAGCGATAACTCGCGGGAGTTTGTGGATGCTGTGAATCACGCTTTAAAATACAGCACCTTAAATCACGTTCAAGTGGTCAGCTTTACCCAAAATTTAGAAAAATCCGAGATTTACCGCCTGGGAGTTGAACTGGGGGCTCCTCTGGACTTAATCTGGAGTTGTTACTACGGCGGAGACGAAATGTGCGGGGTATGTGAAAGCTGTTTAAGGCTAAAACGGGCGCGGGGAGGAAATTAAATGTTTGCTCGCTTTATCGACCAAAAAATTGATTATGACGGATCTCAACTTCGACCTCATTTTATCTACGAAAATTTTGGTTTAATTGGCGATGCGATAATTGCCTTTCGCGGTAAGGCCGAAGTTTCGGATCACCTGGTGGATTTAGAGGATAAAAAGGAAAACGCTTTTATTTACAGTGAAGACATGCTTCATTTTCTCGTTGAACATTTTGACCAGGATTTGGAAAAGGCGGTTTTAAGACAGCGGCTTTTGGTGGCCATCATTAAAGAAACTCTGGAAGCTTTAATCGATAAACCAATTGTCCGGATGGGCGATGACCTTTATATTGATGACCGGAAACTTTCCGTATCGATTGCTACCAAGTCCCTAGTTTCGACTTTAATTCATACCGGCATAAACGTAAAAAGCGATAATGCACCGGTGGCGGCAATTGGTCTTGCGGATTTAGGACTGGAAAGCAGGGTTGAATATCTTGGACGCTTAATTGTTCAGCGCTATGGCATGGAAATGGAAGCGATAAATTTGGCAAAGGCTAAGGTAAGAGGAGTTTTTTAATCCTGAAATCGAGGTGTTTTTTCTTTTATGGCAAATATTGTAGAAATCTTTCCATCACTCCAGGGAGAAGGTTTGTATGCCGGTGTTTCCACCCTTTTTATTCGCTTTTCCGGATGTAATTTAAACTGCAGTTATTGTGACACCGAAGATGCCAGGGAAAAAAGGGAAAGATTTACGGTAACGAAAGAAGACGGTTCCCTTTTAGAATTTTTAAATCCGGTAACTCCGGAAAAATTGGTGGAAATTTTGCGAGAAAATTACGATTTTACCTACTTTCCACAGCTTGCCCTAACGGGGGGAGAACCTCTCCTTCACGCTTCCTTTTTAAAAGAATTTTTGCCAAAATTGTCTTATCCCGGAGAGGTCCTTTTAGAAACTAATGGGACTTTGCCGGATAAATTAAACGAGGTTTTAAATTCTGTAGACATAATAAGCCAGGATTTTAAGTTAAAGCCTTTTATTGCGGAAGATTGTTTTACCCTTCACCGGGAGTTTTTACAGGAAGCTTCCCGCAAAAAAGTTTATGTAAAAATGGTTATCTCTCCTGAAGTTCAAGATTCGGAGTTTAACGGGGCTATAAACGAGATTGCTTTGGTAAATTCTAAAATACCCTTAATATTGCAACCGGTAATGCCAATAAATTATTCTCTTGATTTTCTTTTCCAAAAGCAAAAAATGGCTTTAAAAAAGCTTTGGGATGTTCGGATAATTCCGCAGGTTCATAAACTTCTGCAGCTAAAATAAGGTATTGGAGGCGTTTTCATGGTTGATAAAGAAAAAATTGAAATTGCCGTGCGGATGATTTTGGAAGCTATTGGAGAAGATCCGGACCGGGAAGGGCTTAAGGATACTCCGAAAAGAGTTGCCCGGATGTATGAAGAAGTTTTTGCGGGACTGTCGCAGGACCCATCAGAACACCTGGAACGGTATTTTACCGAAGAACACGAAGAGATGGTTCTGGTTAAGGACATTCCCCTGTATTCCATGTGTGAACATCACTTGCTGCCATTTTACGGTAAAGCCCATGTGGCCTATATTCCGCGCAAGGGAAAGGTAACCGGTCTTTCCAAATTAGCCCGGGTAGTGGAAGGTTTTGCCAAAAGACCGCAGCTTCAGGAAAGGCTTACCAGCCAAATTGCCGATGCTATCATGGAGAAGCTCAATCCGCGGGGAGTTTTGGTGGTTATTGAAGCGGAGCACATGTGTATGACCATGCGGGGGGTCAAAAAACCGGGTTCCAAGACCATTACTTCCGCGGTGCGGGGTATTTTTGCCACTTCGGTTGCCACCCGGGCGGAAGCAATGGCGTTAATTGGGCATCAATCACCCTTAAGGGATTAATACGATATAATAAGAAAGAGGTGAGTTTAGTGAGCGAGAAAAAGGAAGGAAAGCTGGAACTCATAGCCCAGAAGCATTTTACACCCTGGGATGAAATGTATTTGGTGGTGGATTTTTTAAACAAACATTTAAAGGATAAAAAAGTGATGTTTGGTTTAAACAAAAAAAACGGCGAGATGGTAATGTCCATTTACGAAGTAGAGTAGGTGGGAAGGGTGCGGATTTTATTAACCAATGATGACGGGATTTATGCCCCGGGGATTAAAGCTTTAAGGCAGGTATTGGAAAAAGAAGGGAAATATGAGCTAACGGTGGTGGCTCCGGACCGGGAAAAAAGTGCTACCGGTCACGGGATTACCGTCCACCGGCCGCTTCGGGCTTTTGACATTACTTTTAAAAACAGCAAGGTGCGGGGTGTCTCGGTGGATGGTACCCCGGCGGATTGTGTTAAGCTGGCCGTGGAAGCGCTTCTCGATAAACCGCCGGATTTAGTTTTATCGGGGATTAACTCCGGTCCCAACCTCGGTACCGATGTGCTTTATTCCGGGACGGTTTCGGCGGCCATTGAAGCCATGATTAACGGCATACCGGCCATAGCTATTTCCATGGGTTCTTTTGCCTTCGAAGATGAGGAATATTTGAGGGCTGCGGAGATTTTTGCCCGCCTGTTACCCCGGATTTTAGAACATCCCTGGCCCCGGGACACTATCTTAAATATTAACATTCCCAATGTACCTCTGGAAGAAATTAAAGGGATAGCCATTACCCGGCTTGGAGTGAGAAAGTATATCAATGTTTTTGAAGAAAGAAAGGATCCCCGGGGGCTTTCTTATTACTGGATGTCCGGGGAAGCGGTAAATTACGAAAATGGCCAGGACACCGATACCGCGGCCCTGGCGCGCAAAGAAATTTCCATTACTCCCGTTCATTTTGACCTTACCAATTATCATTACTTGAACGAGCTTAAAACCTGGGTAAAAGCGTTAGAAGGGGCTTTGGCCACGGGCTAAAGTCTCTTCGGCTCTTTTAATCATCAGTTTTACCATGTTACCCCCAATTTTACCGCCGACCCGGCCGCAGTCGCGGCTTGCAACGTTGCCCCAGTAATCGTTAGCCGTATCAATTTTTCCCGTGATTCCCAGCTCCGCGGCGATTTCGTACTTAAGGGCATCGGCGACGTCGGCGGGGAGAAGAGTTCCCTCAGGAGTAAATTTTGCCATCTTTGTTTCACCCCTTCTTTTTATTTTTATTATTGCTGACGGTGACGGTAAATATTTTCGCAAAATGGTGGTAACGGTGTTATTTTTTTTGTATAATAAAATCGAACATACATTCGAAAGAGGGAAGTTTTATGATAGAGTATGTGCCATTAAACATTAAAACCGGATATAGCTTTTTGGAAAGCAGCATTAAGCTTGACGGTTTAATGGAGAAAACCGCTCGCCTTGGCTTAAAAGCAGTGGGCATTGCCGATACCAATCTTTTTGGCGCTGCCAAAGCGTTTTTTGCCGCGAAAAATTTTAATTTAAAGCTTCTTTTAGGGCTTGAAGTTAAAAGTGAGGCAGGACCCCTCTGGCTTTACGCCCGGGATAATGAAGGTTATAAATTTTTGGTGCGGGCAGCTACCCAAAAGTATTTCGGTAAGGAAGTACTGTCCCTTGCCGAAATTTTGGAAGCCCGGGGCCTTATCATCCTTGGCGGGGCAGAGTTTTTAGCGGCGGGGTTAAAAAATGTTCTTAATTTTAAAGAGGCGTTTGGCGATGATTTTTACCTCCTGGCAAAGGTAGACGATCTTTTAACTAATCCCGAAAACATCAGAGCACTTTTAGCTATTGCCAAAAAATACCGTTTAAAGATTGCTGGAAGCCCCAATCCCCGCTTTTTAGAAAAAAACCATTATTTCTTCTACCGGCTGCTGTGCGCTATGAAAAACAATGTAACTTTAGACCAGATTAAGAAAAGAACTTCCCCTTATGCTTACTATCTTTCACCAAACGAGATGGCGAAGATTTTTGCGCCGATTAATCATAGTTTAAAGACCACCCTGGAAATTGCCGAAAAAGTTGGGGACTTTTTTCCCGGGGATGACTTGAAACTTCCGGAGTTTACCTGTCCGGGAGAAAAGGATGAGTATTTAAGAAAGCTTTGCCTTGAAGGGGCCTATGCGCGCTATGGCCGGATCTCCCGGGAAGTAAAAGAAAGGCTTAACTATGAACTTGAGATCATAAAACGCCTGGGGCTTGCAGGCTATTTTTTAATCGTGCATGATTTGGTACGGTTTTCCAGATCCCAGGATTTAGCTTTAGGTCCCGGACGGGGCTCGGCCGCAGGAAGTCTTGTGCTTTATCTTTTAGGCGTTACCGAGGTTGATCCTCTAAAACACGGTCTTTTGTTTGAACGGTTTTTGAACCCCGGGCGGAAAGTTTTACCCGATGTGGATTTAGATTTTGGCCATCTGGACCGGGAGAAAGTTATCCGCTATCTTTTCCAAAAATACGGCGATGACGGAGTAGCCCATATCGGTACGGTAATAACCTTTGCCGCCCGGGGTGCGGTGCGGGAAGTGGCAAAGGCTTTGGGCTATCCCGAGCCTTTACTTAACAAAATAACCCCTCTTCTCCCGGCTTTTGGCGGGAGCAGCATTGAAAAGGCCGTTAGGGCTTTGCCGGAGGTACGTAAAGCTTTAGAAGATCCGGTAATGCGCAAGCTATTAACTTTAGCCCGGTTTTTTGAAGGACATCCCCGGCACTTTTCGGTTCATGCTTCCGGGTTGGTAGTGGCTCGCCGGGAAGATTTAGAGCAAATTCCCCTGGCTTCCTCTTTTCGCGGTGAGAAAATTACCCAGTTTGACAAGGATGATGTGGAACGGTT is a window encoding:
- the folE gene encoding GTP cyclohydrolase I FolE, with product MVDKEKIEIAVRMILEAIGEDPDREGLKDTPKRVARMYEEVFAGLSQDPSEHLERYFTEEHEEMVLVKDIPLYSMCEHHLLPFYGKAHVAYIPRKGKVTGLSKLARVVEGFAKRPQLQERLTSQIADAIMEKLNPRGVLVVIEAEHMCMTMRGVKKPGSKTITSAVRGIFATSVATRAEAMALIGHQSPLRD
- a CDS encoding 7-carboxy-7-deazaguanine synthase QueE; protein product: MANIVEIFPSLQGEGLYAGVSTLFIRFSGCNLNCSYCDTEDAREKRERFTVTKEDGSLLEFLNPVTPEKLVEILRENYDFTYFPQLALTGGEPLLHASFLKEFLPKLSYPGEVLLETNGTLPDKLNEVLNSVDIISQDFKLKPFIAEDCFTLHREFLQEASRKKVYVKMVISPEVQDSEFNGAINEIALVNSKIPLILQPVMPINYSLDFLFQKQKMALKKLWDVRIIPQVHKLLQLK
- a CDS encoding GGDEF domain-containing protein, encoding MEQNLTKGLILLLLLVFNVNSPVLILLLLTLSGLIFVYNSHLNRYLSKPMVVTATYFLSTLYFTFNWNDFASYPLIFLLNLSLKSVLFFPAIFTGMLLSTIFYHTPFDLTSIFKPFLTIALTEVLIKVNLKEKTSQRENYSAEEVRELLNLSYTDNLTGLYNRHFLEKEAKIIDRQTSQSNFEYAILMADIDFFKQYNDSLGHLAGDEALKKIAGIIKNSVRKQDKVFRFGGEEFLILLPETSPEKARQIAERIRNSVARDLELSLTISIGIGHFPQNGKSFREVLKAADSALYQAKNKGRNTVCPLKV
- a CDS encoding DUF366 family protein; translation: MFARFIDQKIDYDGSQLRPHFIYENFGLIGDAIIAFRGKAEVSDHLVDLEDKKENAFIYSEDMLHFLVEHFDQDLEKAVLRQRLLVAIIKETLEALIDKPIVRMGDDLYIDDRKLSVSIATKSLVSTLIHTGINVKSDNAPVAAIGLADLGLESRVEYLGRLIVQRYGMEMEAINLAKAKVRGVF
- a CDS encoding ATPase; translation: MREKLLQLEEALNQLEQYYLIRKGQKEQIEKELLEKEEKLKELTAERDKLEKTRYLLLVAGQYAREQAKKYLEDIATSTLQYVFGPEISLEIELSERAGANTAEFFVVSDYGSLKVKNRPEDARGGGVVDILSLALRIFLLNAVEPKIKGPLLLDEPGKHVSEEFVGSLALFLKETSRHFNRQVIMVTHNQNLAGIADKAFLVELKEGVSEVRELNL
- a CDS encoding YpmA family protein, with amino-acid sequence MSEKKEGKLELIAQKHFTPWDEMYLVVDFLNKHLKDKKVMFGLNKKNGEMVMSIYEVE
- a CDS encoding ATP-binding protein, yielding MRVVGVSTQQFVYLASERKKFYVNEILVIEDPDLGKLRGVVIEAKAINRYLPLSFEKGTVLDQKVFDSLTRLGFNLADEEVNIAYVRLLDTAALPVKVGSPARVPTFPEVADLLVRQTPDKGLILGEIAGSEALGTLPPEYSNLYCLLENTGPVMGKGVPFIFDYRSMADYPHIGIFGGSGSGKSFGLRVLLEELMAKKIPCLVFDPHGEMEFSEPYPGIPKEIARDYRDRYLSLKIGDEVGIRFSELTTPELVSLLNAISSISESMESAVEALFEPGKDSEVTFGEKIKALLEALENEKLYKGPVPDYLEGETLKRHLFVREIYEKYGYRVNQYQSLKGILWRFESLRAKNLFAKSVAIAQEALLQRKTVVIRGNLSLLKIYSAYLLRKLYYARRNYVDLRTFGETGEYFPPFFIVTDEAHNFAPKGEKETPTRRILREIAQEGRKYGVFLTLATQRPALLDETITAQLSTKFIFRTVRATDISTIREETDITGEEAAKLPYLPSGLAYISSAWIGRTVPVKIRAAHTKSPYTENPFDELVEKTSVASEKLLATLKKFLPIRTTSLNALLPYIGDELGREISYDEIIAFLNDQVEQGVFVKIDHGPFGFEYVLKE
- a CDS encoding metallophosphoesterase family protein codes for the protein MRFLYITDTHFRGNSPQNRMDDFPQTLRKKMEEVVQVAQDLQVEAVLHGGDLFEIPNPAVNVVGDVVRFLKALGKPFYIVPGNHDLFGQNPQTLNRTMLGLLGQVGLLKILEPGEKVFFKKDGISLQLTGQGYHFDLDTERGREGYLVKNKEADLAIHIVHGMLLDRPFFQTVAYTLIDDIKETEADLTLTGHAHLGFNEIVVNNKKFINPGALVRTTVLPAEVNRWPQMVLIEAGKDGITTKFLPLKTALPGEQVLNIEKATEMKLREERLARIISEVRSSGDFRSLKLENILREIAQKEQLPEEVREEALKRIAQAEIEMAREEVDDVP
- the queC gene encoding 7-cyano-7-deazaguanine synthase QueC; the protein is MEKAIVLLSAGLDSTVSLAYGVRNFQVVLGLTFNYGQKASRKEIEHSKKILDYYGIPQEVIELPFLKKITKTSLVAEDQEIPTGIDLESAAAVKTSMEKVWVPNRNGLFINIAAAYAESLGAKYIITGFNAEEAKTFSDNSREFVDAVNHALKYSTLNHVQVVSFTQNLEKSEIYRLGVELGAPLDLIWSCYYGGDEMCGVCESCLRLKRARGGN
- the queD gene encoding 6-carboxytetrahydropterin synthase QueD encodes the protein MFKISVSTTFDAAHFLKDYDGKCANLHGHTWRVEAEVEGQTTNDLGLLIDFGMIKDYLKDITSRLDHKLLNDVLQVNPTAENIARYIFKELKAKLIVYPEIKLCSVKVWESPNNAATYME
- a CDS encoding AAA family ATPase → MYLEKLILVNFQSHKYSEFNFAPGLNVIVGESDRGKTAVIRALRWLFYNEPKGSEFIRVGEREARVTAHFSNGLIVSRERSDRKNRYVLIKPGEAPVVFEKFGQEVPPEISEVLGVQKIRLDKDWEVALNLSTQLEPPFLLFESATRKAKAIGQFQGVHLLDYAAKNVSRDIRNIDEEIRYKNTEIAALKEKLEEFADLPHLSARLNNLKTRKFIAQSVIERLNNLTALRENLEQVRQKIQENRDIVKKFGVVSVEKFWKIEALYKRYQELLKLKESYTGILQKKREALEILNHTTALPRAKEYLEEAMDTYFKLKTLQQLAEKRQKISEQKRKLLYIISILTPVEVTARKYQEILPDCKKQQELLGKYQELQKLGRHKTYYAGIIYKYRKIPELAQTLKNLEEKLKRYEQLTVLFHNLSGIHRRKKEQERELERIKQEVVSLQDQYREALLQAGRCPTCNTPLDEITVQKIIFGEVVR